From Micromonospora nigra, one genomic window encodes:
- a CDS encoding AMP-binding protein, which translates to MTLLPALRGAGADRADALRVSGSIMSSEDLLGCVNAVADRIRGARAAAVEARPSMEAVVGMVGAVQAGVPLVPLPPQADPRERSRILREAGASVLLGGEPTGSYALPVIPVDLRQRSWTPQPEPQPGTDAVVLYTGGAHGPSRGVRISRRAIAADLDLLADAWRWNREDVLVQGAPLFRAYGLVVGLLGALRVGSRFVHLDRHAVAGPVGSIYLAVPGQWARIAQRPWARDLSAARILVSGDAPLAPEVTERLRLLTTHSLVQGYGTTETLVAVTGRADARGGPGVTGTPLPGVQTRVLDPDGRPVPADGESVGELSIRGPTLFSSYVDASGPAADGWHATGDLATVTADGAHRIIGRPAADVVRCQGRLVHASQVEDVLRAHPDVRDAAVVGVPHPDLGEQVIAYVVTAAKVTTQRLVDHVGRILSAGHRPRRVHFVDELPRSAQGRVRKAALVAAG; encoded by the coding sequence ATGACACTGCTGCCGGCGCTCCGGGGGGCCGGAGCCGACCGGGCCGACGCGCTCCGCGTCTCTGGCAGCATCATGTCCAGTGAGGATCTGCTGGGCTGCGTCAATGCGGTCGCCGACCGGATCCGGGGCGCCCGGGCCGCCGCGGTCGAGGCGAGACCGAGCATGGAGGCGGTGGTCGGCATGGTGGGCGCCGTCCAGGCCGGCGTGCCACTGGTGCCGCTGCCACCGCAGGCGGACCCGCGAGAGCGTTCCCGCATCCTGCGGGAGGCCGGCGCGTCGGTGCTGCTCGGTGGCGAACCCACCGGGTCGTACGCCCTGCCCGTCATCCCGGTCGACCTGCGCCAGCGGTCCTGGACTCCGCAGCCGGAACCGCAGCCGGGCACGGACGCCGTCGTGCTCTACACCGGCGGCGCCCACGGACCCTCGCGTGGGGTACGCATCTCCCGGCGGGCGATCGCCGCCGACCTCGACCTGCTCGCCGACGCCTGGCGGTGGAACCGTGAGGACGTCCTCGTCCAGGGTGCCCCCCTGTTCCGGGCGTACGGGCTCGTCGTCGGACTGCTCGGGGCGTTGCGGGTGGGTAGCCGCTTCGTACACCTCGACCGGCACGCCGTCGCCGGCCCGGTCGGCTCGATCTACCTGGCCGTGCCCGGCCAGTGGGCCCGGATCGCCCAGCGTCCCTGGGCCCGCGACCTGTCCGCGGCACGGATCCTGGTCTCCGGCGACGCACCGCTGGCACCGGAGGTCACCGAACGCCTACGGCTGCTGACCACCCACTCGCTCGTACAGGGGTACGGCACCACCGAGACCCTCGTCGCGGTCACCGGCCGGGCTGACGCGCGCGGCGGGCCCGGGGTCACCGGCACGCCCCTGCCCGGCGTGCAGACCCGGGTCCTCGACCCGGACGGACGGCCGGTGCCCGCCGACGGTGAGTCCGTCGGCGAGCTGAGCATCCGTGGGCCGACGCTGTTCAGCAGCTACGTCGACGCCTCCGGCCCCGCCGCCGACGGGTGGCACGCCACCGGCGACCTCGCCACCGTCACCGCCGACGGGGCACACCGGATCATCGGTCGGCCAGCGGCCGACGTGGTGCGCTGCCAGGGCCGTCTGGTGCACGCCAGCCAGGTCGAGGACGTGCTGCGGGCCCATCCCGACGTCCGCGACGCCGCCGTGGTGGGCGTCCCGCACCCGGACCTCGGCGAGCAGGTCATCGCCTATGTGGTGACCGCGGCGAAGGTCACCACGCAGCGGCTCGTCGACCATGTGGGACGGATCCTCTCGGCCGGGCACCGGCCCCGCCGCGTGCACTTCGTCGACGAACTGCCCCGCAGCGCGCAGGGGCGGGTCAGAAAGGCCGCGCTCGTCGCGGCCGGGTGA
- a CDS encoding AAA family ATPase, protein MTLSERDEHLDVLTGRLDDLLRPGGPATTAPITVVSGPVGVGKTTLLQAFVRRAAEAGVAVLSASASRAERTVPLEVVRQLVRTAPLTDATRDRVGRLIDRGALAWIEADDDEERCASVTAAIGGELLELAARGQLVVTVDDVHHADVPSLRCLDYAARRVAGLAVLIVLTESPRTRPWHPTAYAELMQPARLRRVRLPLLSPTGTYRILADRVGVPVARTIADEAHRISGGNPLLVRALADDHLAATGRTDRPVAGEAFREAVLSCLYRCDHLVLTTARALAVAEEPLHGPLIPHLVGLRPESNLRAVDPSTSAGLITGGGLRHPAVGQAVLDGMTTEERARLHRAAAILLHADSAPPTRIAPHLVGTDHLNEPWMAQTLLDAGEQLMLDGEVETARRFLRRANRDCADECLRARIRSALASAEWRVDPQAAVPHLVGVATAVRAGHLGSRQAAGPIQYLLWHGQVDRARELIRHLDDRADGVDPRSAAELLVTRGWMTTLYPAVAAYTDRGPLPVRDPLTLARVKRRLQGITMLGSVLERGDAAVVEDAERVLTTLRLDDEASIWTAVCVVVALIYADRLDLAEEWCHRLTDTAADRRHPTPSAVVRALAAAVAARRGDLPHARDLAEEALNRLTPKGWGVFIGIPLSVRLMALTGLHEWDDAAQCLRTAVPAALFETPFGLLYLHARGGYALASGNPDGALADFQLCGQLMTAWRLDLPALVPWRTEAARALLLMGRRQQAEKLIREQLELLRPMHARCRGAALRVLASTQEGPERIRHLRGAVRLLRQCGDRMELARALTDLGQAYQQAGDLRQARNASRAARTLAEQCSVPALRPAAPGPRDSSVEATDETMVLVTGLSDAESRVATLAAQGHTNREIAEKMFLTVSAIEQRLTRIYRKLDVHSRSELAARLRLTP, encoded by the coding sequence ATGACGCTGAGCGAACGCGACGAGCACCTCGACGTCCTCACCGGCCGCCTCGACGACCTGTTGCGCCCCGGTGGACCCGCCACCACCGCACCGATCACGGTGGTCTCGGGGCCCGTCGGCGTCGGCAAGACCACGCTGCTTCAGGCCTTCGTCCGACGCGCGGCCGAGGCCGGTGTCGCCGTGCTGTCCGCGAGTGCCTCGCGAGCCGAGCGCACGGTGCCGCTGGAGGTCGTCCGCCAGCTCGTTCGCACCGCCCCGCTCACCGACGCCACCCGCGACCGGGTCGGCAGGCTGATCGACCGGGGTGCCCTGGCCTGGATCGAGGCCGACGACGACGAGGAACGGTGCGCCTCGGTCACCGCCGCGATCGGCGGGGAGTTGCTGGAGCTGGCCGCCCGGGGGCAACTCGTGGTCACGGTCGACGACGTGCACCACGCCGACGTGCCGTCCCTGCGCTGCCTGGACTACGCGGCCCGCCGGGTGGCCGGTCTGGCGGTGCTGATCGTCCTCACCGAGTCGCCCCGCACCCGCCCCTGGCACCCCACCGCCTACGCCGAGCTGATGCAGCCCGCCCGGCTGCGCCGCGTCCGGCTTCCCCTGCTCTCCCCCACCGGGACGTACCGGATCCTGGCCGACCGGGTCGGCGTGCCGGTGGCCCGGACCATCGCCGACGAGGCGCACCGGATCAGCGGCGGCAACCCCCTGCTGGTGCGGGCGCTGGCCGACGACCACCTGGCTGCCACCGGCCGAACCGACCGACCGGTGGCCGGCGAGGCGTTCCGCGAGGCGGTGCTGAGCTGCCTCTACCGCTGCGACCACCTGGTGCTCACCACCGCCCGGGCCCTCGCCGTGGCCGAGGAGCCGCTGCACGGCCCCCTGATTCCCCACCTCGTCGGACTGCGCCCCGAGTCGAACCTGCGTGCCGTCGATCCGTCGACCAGTGCCGGCCTGATCACCGGCGGCGGGCTGCGCCACCCGGCGGTCGGGCAGGCCGTGCTCGACGGCATGACCACCGAGGAACGCGCCCGGCTGCACCGTGCCGCCGCCATCCTGCTGCACGCCGACAGTGCGCCGCCGACGCGGATCGCCCCACACCTGGTCGGCACCGACCACCTGAACGAACCCTGGATGGCCCAGACCCTCCTCGACGCCGGCGAACAGCTCATGCTCGACGGCGAGGTGGAAACCGCACGCCGCTTCCTGCGCCGGGCCAACCGGGACTGCGCGGACGAGTGCCTGCGGGCCCGGATCCGCAGCGCCCTCGCCAGCGCCGAGTGGCGCGTGGACCCGCAGGCCGCCGTCCCCCACCTGGTGGGAGTCGCCACCGCCGTGCGCGCCGGGCACCTGGGCAGCCGCCAGGCCGCGGGGCCGATCCAGTACCTGCTGTGGCACGGTCAGGTCGACAGGGCGCGGGAACTCATCCGCCACCTCGACGACCGGGCGGACGGCGTGGACCCGCGCTCCGCGGCGGAACTGCTCGTCACCCGGGGTTGGATGACCACCCTCTACCCCGCGGTCGCGGCCTACACCGACCGGGGACCGTTGCCCGTCCGCGACCCGCTGACCCTGGCCCGGGTCAAGCGACGCCTGCAGGGGATCACCATGCTGGGCTCCGTGCTCGAACGCGGTGACGCCGCCGTGGTCGAGGACGCCGAACGGGTCCTCACCACCCTCAGGCTGGACGACGAGGCCAGCATCTGGACGGCCGTCTGCGTCGTCGTCGCGCTGATCTACGCCGACCGGCTGGACCTCGCCGAAGAGTGGTGCCACCGGTTGACGGACACCGCCGCCGACCGTCGACACCCCACCCCGAGCGCGGTGGTCCGTGCCCTGGCGGCGGCCGTGGCGGCCCGACGCGGCGACCTGCCCCACGCCCGGGATCTCGCCGAGGAGGCGTTGAACCGGCTCACGCCCAAGGGCTGGGGTGTCTTCATCGGCATCCCGCTCTCCGTGCGCCTGATGGCGCTGACCGGCCTGCACGAGTGGGACGACGCGGCGCAGTGTCTGCGTACGGCCGTGCCCGCCGCGCTGTTCGAGACCCCCTTCGGCCTGCTCTACCTGCACGCCCGTGGGGGGTACGCGCTGGCCTCCGGCAACCCGGACGGCGCGTTGGCCGACTTCCAGCTCTGCGGGCAGCTCATGACGGCGTGGCGGCTGGACCTGCCCGCCCTCGTGCCGTGGCGCACCGAGGCAGCCCGGGCACTGCTGCTGATGGGGCGCCGGCAGCAGGCGGAGAAGCTGATCCGGGAACAGTTGGAACTGCTGCGTCCGATGCACGCACGCTGCCGGGGTGCGGCCCTACGGGTGCTGGCCTCGACGCAGGAGGGCCCGGAACGGATCCGGCACCTGCGCGGCGCCGTCCGGTTGCTGCGGCAGTGCGGCGACCGGATGGAACTGGCGCGCGCCCTCACCGACCTCGGTCAGGCGTACCAGCAGGCCGGCGACCTGCGGCAGGCACGCAACGCCTCGCGGGCCGCCCGTACGCTCGCCGAGCAGTGCAGCGTGCCCGCGCTGCGGCCCGCCGCCCCCGGCCCCCGGGACAGCTCCGTCGAGGCGACCGACGAGACGATGGTTCTGGTGACGGGGCTCAGCGACGCCGAGTCCCGGGTGGCCACGCTCGCCGCGCAGGGCCACACCAACCGGGAGATCGCCGAAAAGATGTTCCTCACGGTCAGCGCCATCGAACAGCGACTGACCCGCATCTATCGCAAGTTGGACGTACACTCGCGCAGCGAGTTGGCCGCCAGGCTGCGGCTCACCCCCTAG
- a CDS encoding helix-turn-helix transcriptional regulator: MLVQREEQVTRLRTAFRSCEEQRRGQVALVTGAVGSGKTSLLESFGEWADTAGGRVLAAAGSRAERGLPFGVLGQLLHSARLDDEAAARLESLMRDVAAVPLPEPGGDAGDGSAADDRVWARLLHGLFTTLLDLADPGPLVLTIDDVHHADPTSLHCLLYVARRLRHAPIMVLLAEASALRPPHPLFRAELLSQPHFCRITLPPLTVEAIARLVDDDSGAARETAERCLDMTGGNPLLTRALIDERTPGDSDDEPTVDLAFGDTFDQAVLGCLYRHEPGVRRVARALAVLDRPAQTDLLGQLLDMVPEAAVPAVRILRTSGLVKNDRLRHPRILRSILADMCPEERRRMHRRAAEALHDHGAEPGVVAGHLVAAAWSDAAWTVPVLQDAAAHALASGRPDVAAACLRLVTDADADDARRGATTAMLVSARWQVSPLTVNGQLGQLLATTGPDGRPTAAALATVPYLLWQGRTEEAAELIDGCADDEDLPGAPGRLPVMRLLLALAHPDRLAAVRESSAAWGRTATAPTTGGLQLQALTVLGTALTPTGEHDAVTAAEQLLHRHHTDDGALPLLTAPLLALLWSGRADRVAVWSDLLLDRPAARYAPVWRAVLRALRAEAALRLGDLPGAEEHARAALEDLPAQAWGVAVAGPLATLITCATEAGRFAEADRWLAHPVPPGTFRTLLGLHYLTARARHHLALGRAHAATTDLRRCGELTRAWGVDVAGVVPWRLELARVQLGVGNKPHATQLLQEQLRVPHGVDDRTRGRTLRLLAGTAAPEHRRKLLSEAVHLLQASGDRLELVRALGDTGQTLQRAGDSARARLLVRRAYQLAQDCGASVLAQRLVRRDPGGDGPAYPAAVETPGMEDGLSEAERRVAALAAQGHTNRQISSKLFITVSTVEQHLTRVYRKLDVKRRTDLPARLVTHAEPLAEELQDAS; encoded by the coding sequence GTGCTGGTGCAGCGCGAGGAACAGGTCACCCGGCTACGTACGGCCTTCCGATCCTGTGAGGAGCAGCGACGCGGACAGGTCGCGCTCGTCACCGGGGCGGTGGGCAGCGGCAAGACCAGTCTGCTTGAGTCGTTCGGCGAGTGGGCGGACACCGCCGGGGGGCGGGTGCTCGCGGCGGCGGGCTCCCGCGCGGAACGGGGCCTGCCCTTCGGGGTGCTGGGACAGCTGCTGCACAGCGCCCGGCTCGACGACGAGGCGGCGGCGCGGTTGGAGAGCCTGATGCGCGACGTCGCCGCCGTACCCCTACCGGAGCCCGGCGGCGACGCGGGTGACGGCTCGGCCGCCGACGACCGGGTCTGGGCCCGCCTGCTGCACGGCCTGTTCACGACGCTGCTCGACCTCGCCGACCCCGGACCGCTGGTGCTCACCATCGACGACGTGCACCACGCCGACCCGACGTCCCTGCACTGTCTGCTCTACGTCGCCCGCCGGCTGCGGCACGCCCCGATCATGGTGCTGCTCGCCGAGGCGTCCGCCCTGCGCCCGCCGCACCCCCTGTTCCGCGCCGAACTGCTCAGCCAACCGCACTTCTGCCGGATCACGCTCCCGCCGCTGACCGTCGAGGCCATCGCCCGCCTGGTCGACGACGACTCCGGGGCGGCCCGGGAGACCGCCGAACGCTGCCTCGACATGACCGGCGGCAACCCGCTGCTCACCCGGGCGCTCATCGACGAACGGACGCCCGGCGACAGCGACGACGAGCCCACCGTCGACCTGGCCTTCGGCGACACGTTCGACCAGGCGGTGCTCGGCTGTCTCTACCGCCACGAGCCGGGTGTCCGTCGCGTCGCCCGGGCGTTGGCGGTGCTCGACCGGCCCGCCCAGACGGACCTGCTCGGCCAACTGCTGGACATGGTGCCCGAGGCGGCCGTGCCGGCGGTACGGATCCTGCGCACCTCGGGCCTGGTGAAGAACGACCGGCTGCGTCACCCGCGCATCCTGCGCTCCATCCTGGCCGACATGTGTCCCGAGGAACGGCGCAGGATGCACCGGCGCGCCGCCGAGGCGCTGCACGACCACGGGGCCGAGCCGGGAGTCGTCGCCGGGCACCTGGTCGCCGCCGCCTGGTCCGACGCCGCGTGGACGGTGCCGGTGCTCCAGGACGCCGCCGCCCACGCACTGGCCTCCGGACGCCCCGACGTCGCCGCCGCCTGCCTGCGCCTGGTCACCGACGCCGACGCCGACGACGCGCGGCGCGGCGCGACCACGGCGATGCTGGTCAGCGCCCGCTGGCAGGTCAGCCCGCTGACCGTCAACGGTCAGCTCGGCCAGTTGCTGGCCACCACCGGCCCCGACGGACGGCCCACCGCGGCGGCGCTGGCCACCGTGCCGTACCTGCTCTGGCAGGGGCGGACGGAGGAGGCCGCCGAGCTGATCGACGGCTGCGCCGACGACGAGGACCTGCCCGGCGCCCCGGGGCGGCTGCCGGTCATGCGGCTGCTGCTCGCCCTCGCCCACCCGGACCGCCTCGCCGCCGTCCGCGAGTCCTCGGCCGCCTGGGGACGGACCGCGACCGCGCCGACCACCGGGGGCCTGCAACTTCAGGCACTGACGGTGCTCGGCACGGCGCTGACGCCGACGGGCGAGCACGACGCCGTCACCGCCGCCGAACAGCTGCTGCACCGGCACCACACCGACGACGGGGCTCTGCCGCTGCTGACCGCCCCGCTGCTGGCGCTGTTGTGGTCGGGGCGCGCGGACCGGGTCGCGGTCTGGAGCGACCTGCTGCTCGACCGGCCGGCCGCGCGGTACGCCCCGGTGTGGCGGGCCGTCCTGCGGGCACTGCGCGCCGAGGCCGCGCTGCGCCTCGGTGACCTGCCCGGTGCCGAGGAACACGCCCGGGCGGCGCTGGAGGATCTGCCCGCGCAGGCGTGGGGCGTGGCCGTGGCCGGTCCGCTGGCCACGCTGATCACCTGCGCCACCGAGGCCGGCCGGTTCGCCGAGGCCGACCGCTGGCTGGCCCACCCCGTCCCGCCCGGCACCTTCCGTACCCTGCTGGGCCTGCATTACCTGACCGCCCGCGCCCGGCACCACCTCGCCCTCGGTCGGGCCCACGCGGCCACCACCGACCTGCGCCGCTGCGGCGAGCTGACGCGCGCCTGGGGTGTGGACGTCGCCGGCGTGGTGCCGTGGCGGCTGGAACTGGCCCGGGTGCAGCTCGGCGTCGGCAACAAGCCGCACGCCACCCAGTTGCTGCAGGAGCAGTTGCGCGTGCCGCACGGGGTGGACGACCGCACCCGAGGTCGGACGCTGCGACTGCTCGCCGGCACCGCCGCTCCCGAGCACCGGCGCAAGCTGCTCTCCGAGGCGGTCCACCTGCTGCAGGCCAGCGGCGACCGGCTGGAACTGGTCCGTGCGCTCGGCGACACCGGGCAGACGCTGCAACGGGCCGGTGACTCGGCGCGGGCCCGGCTGCTGGTCCGTCGGGCGTACCAGCTCGCCCAGGACTGTGGCGCGTCGGTGCTGGCCCAGCGGCTGGTGCGCCGCGATCCGGGCGGGGACGGGCCCGCGTACCCGGCGGCGGTGGAGACGCCGGGAATGGAGGACGGGCTCAGCGAGGCCGAACGGCGGGTGGCGGCGCTGGCCGCCCAGGGGCACACCAACCGGCAGATCTCCAGCAAGCTGTTCATCACGGTGAGCACGGTGGAACAGCACCTCACCCGGGTCTACCGGAAGCTGGACGTCAAGCGCCGCACCGACCTGCCGGCCCGGCTCGTCACGCACGCCGAGCCGTTGGCCGAGGAACTCCAGGACGCGTCCTGA
- a CDS encoding glycosyltransferase, with amino-acid sequence MAAGEGALLIVCSGSSGLFNPLLTLAGELKRRGIRDVWFACTDERRADVEGLPGDGELRFLSLGPPRLHVRPEHWDDEAHRRMSTGSRVENFASYVDTSVDYDHLHEQYERCLELVDEVAPTLAVVDSFASFGMDAMTIRDVPFVISVSVPPSNFLQDNLPPTYPTPLSGLPLHMSPSQQAANGRHRDGLLKILMQPDRLARNTAAAERRRDAGIVNDEMLPSRYAEAARALLAYTVFGLEYPFATAPSTLRMVGSMVPGDIVPSPEGADLRRWLDAHESVVYIGFGTIMRPSPAQVAALVEVAARLAPRHHVLWKLPADRQRFLPPAADRPANLRVEAWLPSQVEVLAHPHVRVFFNHAAANALHEAAWFGVPQLVMPFWLDCHDGAVRFVDAGVALAVEYADTPDVEDIVDRLGRLLTEPVFRDRAALWRRRLRQAGGVSTAADVVLRLRDESTAG; translated from the coding sequence GTGGCAGCCGGCGAGGGTGCCCTGCTGATCGTCTGCTCGGGCAGTTCGGGGCTGTTCAACCCGCTGCTCACCCTGGCCGGTGAACTGAAACGGCGGGGCATCCGGGACGTCTGGTTCGCCTGCACCGACGAGCGCCGCGCCGACGTCGAGGGTCTGCCCGGCGACGGGGAGCTGCGCTTCCTGTCGCTCGGGCCGCCCCGGCTCCACGTCCGGCCCGAGCACTGGGACGACGAGGCCCACCGGCGGATGTCCACCGGCTCCAGGGTGGAGAACTTCGCCAGCTACGTCGACACCTCCGTCGACTACGACCACCTGCACGAGCAGTACGAACGCTGCCTGGAACTCGTCGACGAGGTGGCGCCGACGCTGGCCGTGGTCGACTCGTTCGCGTCGTTCGGCATGGACGCGATGACCATCCGGGATGTCCCGTTCGTCATCAGCGTCTCGGTGCCGCCGTCGAACTTCCTGCAGGACAACCTGCCGCCGACCTACCCGACGCCGCTGTCCGGCCTGCCGCTGCACATGAGCCCCAGCCAGCAGGCCGCCAACGGCCGGCACCGCGACGGACTGTTGAAGATCCTGATGCAGCCCGACCGGCTGGCCCGCAACACCGCCGCCGCCGAGCGCCGCCGCGACGCCGGGATCGTCAACGACGAGATGCTTCCCTCCCGGTACGCCGAGGCGGCCCGGGCGCTGCTGGCGTACACGGTCTTCGGCCTGGAGTACCCGTTCGCCACCGCCCCGTCGACCCTGCGGATGGTCGGCTCCATGGTGCCCGGGGACATCGTCCCGAGCCCCGAGGGTGCCGACCTGCGCCGCTGGCTGGACGCCCACGAGTCGGTGGTCTACATCGGCTTCGGCACCATCATGCGACCGTCGCCGGCCCAGGTGGCCGCCCTGGTCGAGGTGGCCGCCCGGCTGGCGCCGCGCCACCACGTGCTGTGGAAGCTGCCCGCCGACCGGCAGCGGTTCCTGCCCCCGGCCGCCGACCGGCCGGCGAACCTGCGCGTCGAGGCATGGCTGCCCTCGCAGGTGGAGGTGCTGGCCCATCCGCACGTGCGGGTGTTCTTCAACCACGCCGCCGCCAACGCCCTGCACGAGGCGGCCTGGTTCGGTGTGCCGCAACTGGTGATGCCGTTCTGGTTGGACTGCCACGACGGCGCGGTGCGGTTCGTGGACGCGGGCGTCGCCCTGGCCGTCGAGTATGCCGACACCCCCGACGTCGAGGACATCGTGGACCGGCTGGGCCGGCTGCTCACGGAACCGGTGTTCCGTGACCGGGCGGCGCTGTGGCGCCGGCGGCTGCGGCAGGCCGGCGGGGTCTCCACGGCCGCCGACGTGGTGCTGCGGCTGCGCGACGAGTCGACCGCCGGCTGA
- a CDS encoding ABC transporter permease has translation MSVTAPAAPSTPSPAATPTSVPVMDQLATFRAVLWRDLFVTGRELGAFFAQVFLQPLFMLLIFGKVLADLGYASDDFANVLLPGVIALNAFLIGLENTALPMVMDFSFTREIEDRLLAPMAVPLVAFEKIVFGAIRGLVAGIVLIPIGMLMLGVTWPLMTVFQVLGVLVVGALVGAAMGLTFGTLVPPHRIQIMFTVILTPLMFTGATQFPLRALDALPWFQVVCALNPLTYVSEATRSLVAPPGVESVPLWLDLIVLAGVFVVFATIGIRGFMRRAMD, from the coding sequence GTGAGCGTCACCGCCCCCGCCGCCCCGTCGACGCCGTCGCCGGCCGCCACGCCCACCTCGGTGCCGGTGATGGACCAACTCGCCACCTTCCGCGCGGTGCTCTGGCGAGACCTGTTCGTCACGGGCCGGGAGCTGGGCGCGTTCTTCGCCCAGGTGTTCCTCCAGCCGCTGTTCATGTTGCTGATCTTCGGCAAGGTCCTCGCGGACCTCGGCTATGCCAGTGACGACTTCGCCAACGTGCTGCTGCCGGGCGTGATCGCACTCAACGCGTTCCTGATCGGGCTGGAGAACACCGCCCTGCCGATGGTGATGGACTTCTCCTTCACCCGGGAGATCGAGGATCGCCTGCTCGCGCCGATGGCCGTCCCGCTGGTCGCCTTCGAGAAGATCGTCTTCGGGGCGATCCGGGGCCTGGTGGCCGGAATCGTGCTCATCCCGATCGGCATGCTCATGCTCGGCGTCACCTGGCCGCTGATGACGGTGTTCCAGGTGCTCGGGGTCCTGGTGGTCGGGGCGCTGGTCGGCGCGGCCATGGGGCTGACCTTCGGCACCCTCGTGCCGCCGCACCGCATCCAGATCATGTTCACCGTCATCCTGACGCCGCTGATGTTCACCGGTGCCACCCAGTTCCCGCTGCGGGCACTGGATGCGTTGCCCTGGTTCCAGGTGGTCTGCGCCCTCAACCCGCTGACCTACGTCAGCGAGGCCACCCGGTCGCTGGTCGCCCCGCCGGGCGTCGAGTCGGTGCCGCTCTGGCTGGACCTGATCGTCCTGGCCGGGGTGTTCGTCGTGTTCGCCACCATCGGCATCCGGGGCTTCATGCGCCGGGCGATGGACTAG
- a CDS encoding ABC transporter ATP-binding protein: MDEAVVVEQLVKRYQPNMPPAVDGLSFSVAAGEVFGLLGPNGAGKTTTIGVLTTRVRATSGRATVCGADVVRAPAAARQLLAVVPQRVNLDRALTVRQNLLFHSAYHRVPRAQRVRRADELLEQMGLKDFAKARTDFLSGGLAQRTMIARALMHSPRVLFLDEPSAGLDPQSRLFVHDRIAELKQSGVTVVVTTHDMDEAEKLCDRVGIVDHGKLLTLDTPAALTRTLPGSSTLTLVVAAGAVAEEVQAALANVPDVERVEQLRAGGPAGMPMFPGMPPMPMPEAAPDPDATLSFRLYTGTTPANAVPMALKILTDLGCEVRDLSIGQPSLEDVFIHLTGRELR; encoded by the coding sequence GTGGACGAAGCAGTGGTGGTCGAACAGCTGGTCAAGCGATACCAGCCCAACATGCCACCGGCGGTGGACGGGCTCAGTTTCTCCGTCGCCGCCGGTGAGGTCTTCGGTCTGCTCGGGCCGAACGGCGCCGGCAAGACCACGACGATCGGGGTGCTGACGACCCGGGTACGGGCCACCTCCGGGCGGGCGACCGTCTGCGGAGCGGACGTCGTCCGGGCGCCGGCGGCGGCCAGACAGCTGCTGGCCGTGGTGCCGCAGCGGGTGAACCTGGACCGGGCGCTGACCGTGCGGCAGAACCTGCTGTTCCACTCGGCGTACCACCGGGTGCCCCGCGCCCAGCGGGTCCGGCGGGCCGACGAGCTGCTCGAGCAGATGGGGCTCAAGGACTTCGCGAAGGCCCGCACCGACTTCCTGTCCGGCGGGCTGGCGCAGCGCACGATGATCGCCCGCGCGTTGATGCACTCCCCCCGGGTGCTCTTCCTCGACGAGCCCTCCGCCGGACTCGACCCGCAGTCGCGGCTGTTCGTGCACGACCGGATCGCCGAGCTGAAGCAGTCGGGCGTCACCGTCGTGGTGACCACTCACGACATGGACGAGGCGGAGAAGCTCTGCGACCGGGTCGGCATCGTCGACCACGGCAAGCTGCTCACCCTGGACACCCCGGCCGCCCTGACCCGGACCCTGCCGGGCAGCAGCACGCTGACCCTGGTGGTCGCCGCCGGGGCTGTCGCCGAGGAGGTGCAGGCCGCCCTCGCCAACGTTCCCGACGTGGAGCGGGTGGAGCAGTTGCGCGCCGGCGGCCCGGCCGGGATGCCGATGTTCCCCGGCATGCCACCGATGCCGATGCCGGAGGCCGCGCCCGACCCGGACGCCACCCTGTCGTTCCGCCTCTACACCGGCACCACGCCGGCCAACGCCGTGCCGATGGCGTTGAAGATCCTCACCGACCTGGGCTGCGAGGTTCGTGACCTCAGCATCGGCCAGCCGAGCCTCGAAGACGTCTTCATCCACCTGACTGGAAGGGAACTCCGGTGA